A window from Chitinivibrionales bacterium encodes these proteins:
- a CDS encoding ATP-binding cassette domain-containing protein: MADVVLKNISKKLNDRRIIDNLSLEVKDGEFITLLGPSGCGKTTLLRMIAGLESIDKGDLLINNRRYNTIPPQERRIAMVFQSYALFPHMTVRSNILFGLKIKKATPEKLEEKLQWAVSMLGLRDLENRYPKEISGGQRQRVALARALVLDPEVLLLDEPLSNLDAALREMAMEELKRIHQQVGKTIIYVTHNQVEAMTMSERIALLCRGVLEQYDEPRLVYDHPKTMFSARFIGSPVMNFIDGTVAEKDSHIGVETQIGFLALDRQRAEKAVSFMNRPVKVGIRPQNISYLEHRAARRYSDTSFYMTVELIESLGDRSLIVGKSENDVTLRFLITREADIQLNQKVNVFVDGRRVHLFDIEKQVNIFDSDFVE, encoded by the coding sequence ATGGCCGATGTTGTTCTTAAAAATATTTCCAAAAAATTAAATGATCGCAGGATCATCGACAATCTCAGTCTCGAGGTTAAAGATGGTGAGTTTATTACTCTTCTGGGACCATCGGGGTGTGGAAAAACAACCCTCTTACGAATGATAGCGGGGCTTGAAAGTATCGACAAGGGCGATTTGCTAATCAACAACAGGAGATATAATACCATTCCTCCTCAGGAGCGGCGAATTGCCATGGTATTTCAGAGCTATGCGTTGTTTCCACACATGACTGTCAGATCAAATATCCTTTTTGGTCTGAAAATTAAAAAAGCGACACCCGAAAAACTTGAGGAGAAACTTCAGTGGGCAGTTTCTATGCTTGGGCTGCGGGACCTTGAAAACCGGTATCCCAAAGAGATATCGGGAGGGCAGCGTCAACGGGTGGCGCTGGCCCGGGCGCTTGTACTTGATCCTGAGGTTTTGTTGCTGGATGAACCCTTGAGCAATCTTGATGCTGCCTTACGTGAAATGGCCATGGAAGAACTCAAACGGATTCATCAGCAGGTAGGAAAGACAATCATTTATGTAACACACAATCAGGTTGAAGCAATGACAATGAGTGAACGCATAGCACTCCTTTGCAGAGGAGTCCTTGAGCAATATGACGAACCTCGTCTGGTATACGATCATCCGAAAACCATGTTTTCCGCCCGGTTTATAGGCAGTCCGGTAATGAATTTTATCGATGGAACTGTTGCAGAAAAGGATAGCCATATCGGCGTGGAGACACAGATCGGCTTTTTAGCGCTTGATCGTCAACGGGCAGAAAAAGCGGTCTCGTTTATGAATCGACCGGTAAAGGTGGGCATTCGACCGCAGAATATCTCCTATCTTGAACATCGGGCAGCCAGGCGGTATTCGGATACTTCCTTTTATATGACTGTCGAGCTTATTGAATCACTCGGCGACCGTAGTTTGATTGTCGGTAAATCGGAAAATGATGTTACATTGCGATTTCTGATTACCCGGGAAGCAGACATACAACTTAATCAGAAAGTTAATGTGTTTGTTGATGGAAGAAGGGTTCATCTTTTTGATATTGAAAAGCAGGTAAATATTTTTGATTCGGATTTCGTTGAATAA